TTAATTCGAAATAAAATAACTTACTTAGTTGaaatttgatgtttttattagatCCATTGTTACGTATAATAgaaatatgttatttttaagtaatttttgttttacattattgatttgtttacattattttttacttgCACTTATTTATTAGGGCCCTCATTCGGTACTTCGCCCCTAGGCCTCTAGAATCTCAGGATCGGCCCTGCTGTTCATCTTCCGTCTTCTATCTCTATTCTAGTTCGCCTGTCATTGTAGATCTCTGCTCTAGTTCGTCGCCGGTCTTTGTTGCTGTTCGTCTGTCTCCGTCGCCAATCCCTACACTAGAGTTTAGTTCGTCTTCGTTGTTTGTCCTCTTAGATCAGGTATTTCCTCTTAGATCATGTTTATGTGTTCACTGTCTCTAATGGATTTTTTGGGTGTTCAATGTTGCTAATGGATATTTTTAGGAGTCTTTTGCTATGGAATGTGGACTGTTGTTTATGAGAATAGATTTCCTAATTTAGATTctgttttttaaataaaatttgatttCTTAGAATAGATTTCTGGAATGTGAAATGTGGACTGTTGTTTATGATAATAGATTTCCTAATTTAGATTCTGTTATGATAAAATCAACTTGTGTTTACAAAGTTAATGAATGAATCGTAAACTAAATGTATTATGATAAAATCATAAACTAAATAGGACATAATGCATTATAATGAATGAATATTCAACATCCCTTTTACCCTGGTTTTTGTCCTTTATATAAAGGAAAGTGTGAtgagaataaaaaaatatcaaacttTGTTTCCTTCTCCTCATCAGTTACTTGCAATTCTTTTCCATTCATATGATTATAGTTTCTTATTTATTAAGggttaatcataaaaaaaaaactagtaaACCAATTAGTTAGCTTTTTTTTACACTATACATAGCAAATTAATTGCTTCATTTATTAGCTAAGGCATCTAGTATTTTGCTTCCTAGACATAAATGTGCTTTACTAATAATCATAAACTAAATGCAAGTATGAGCATAATGATCATTAACTTAATTGGAGAATAAACTTTGTAAACATGACTTTTCTGTTCTGCTGATAATAGTTTTTGATTCTCATTCACAAATAAATATTGTTGTGTTTTTGTTGTGTCTAAAGAATTGATTTTATTGTCACATAGATGGATCATGAAATGAGAGCTATTAATGTTGATCAATCCAGTGAAGTTGGTGAAAACGGTGACGATGAGTTGATGGAGCTAAAAGATGATGCTAAATCCAAAAAGCCACCAAAAAAGTCAACCACAGAGCAAACAAAATAGCCAACAAAATGCAGAAAGTTCTTATCTCTGGTTTGGTTGTACTTTGATATCTTATCTAGCAAAGATGAGGAGCGAGAAAAATGCAAATGTAAGATGTGcggaaatatttatatttcgGAGAGCAAGTATGGAACTGGAAATCTGCTTCGCCATATAGAAACTTGTCTGAGGAGAGACACTCATCATGTAGGTCAGTTACTTATATCCCAAAACAATATGGCATTAAGTGGTGGTCAGTTTAATAATGAAAAGTTTAAAGAGATGTGAAGCTTGTCATTAGGAACACTTGCAAATCCGATTGTCTTAAGTTGTACAATAAAGAGAAAACTAGGATAAAAACTATGTTGGTCGATGCTCCTGGTAGAATTAGTTTGACATCCGATTGTTGGAGCTCTTTGACCACCGATGGTTATATTTCTTTAAATTGTCACTTCATTGATAAAGATTGGAACATGCAGAAAAGAATTTTGAACTTTTGTTTCATGCCACCACCTCATAATGGTgtttctttgtctgaaaaaatTGAATATTTATTGTCTTATTGGGGGATAGATAGAAAGGTTTTTTCGATTACATTGGATAATGCTAGTGCTAATGATGTTTGTGGTGAGATGTTAAGAACTCAATTGACTTTGAGGGATGCTCTTTTGTGTGATGGGGAGTTTTTTCACATTCGTTGTTGTGCTCATATTCTGAATTTGATAGTACAAGATGGTTTAAAGGAAATTGATTATGCAATTCAGAAAGTTAGGGAAAGTGTCAAGTATGTGAAAGGTTCACAAGCTAGAAAACAAAAGTTTCTTGAGTGTGTTTCTAATTGTAAACTTGAGTCTAAGAAGGGTTTGAGATAAGATGTGCCTACTAGATGGAACTCCACTTTCATGCTTTTGACTGCTAGTGATGTGGGTTATAAGAGTTGTCCTACTAGAGAAGATTGGGATAAGTTGGAGAAAATTAGTGAGTTCTTGTCACAATTCTATGATCTTACCCTTGTGTTTTCAAGAACTAAGTATCCAAATGCAAATTTATACTTTCCTGGAGTGTTTACCATTTATGTGACTTTGATATAAGAAATGAGGGGTGACGATAGATACAAAAAAGAAATGGCAAGTAGAATGTTTGAAAAGTTCAACAAGTATTGGAAAAGTTTTGGTGACATATTGACAATTGCAGTCATCCTAGATCCATGTTACAAGCTTACTTTTGTTCAATGGTGTTATAAAGAGGTGTATGAGAATGATGAGACTTATGAGATTATACGTCTGAAAAATAAGTTGTACTCTCTCTTTAATTACTATTCAAAAGCAAATATGACATCAAGGTCCGGCTCATAAACATCACTCCCACCGGAAAGAAGTCATACCCAAGAAGTGCGAGATAAGCTACTCTCCATCAAACAAAAAAATGTTTTGAAGGTAACTTCTATTCCATAACTTGTATTCtttatctaatttttttgtAGCTTATCTTAttgaaattttgtttttttgcttTGTTATAGAACTTTTTTGACAATAAGGAGGCTTCCGAACAAAGATCACAACTTGATCAATATTTGGATGAGCCAAGGTTGGAAATTAATGACTTGGATGTCCTATCATATTGGAAGGCCAATTCCTACCGTTATCCTGAAATTTCAGCCATGGCTCGTGATGTTTTAGCCATTCCGGTGTCAACTGTTGCATCAGAAAGTGCTTTTAGTGTAGGTGGAAAAGTGTTGGATCAATTTAGGAGTTCACTTAAACATGACACAGTTGAGGCATTGATTTGCACAAGAGATTGGTCATTTGGGGAGCAAGGTAAATTTTACGACTTACTAACAATTTAAAATTGTatttgttgaatttcaatttaataATCAATATTTAAGGATCTTTAATTTGtgttaatatttttcaatattgAGCAAAGATGATTTGGATGAAGATATTGTGGAGAAGGATGATATGGTTGAGAGCATTCCTACAACTATGACTACTGGTTCAAGTTCAATTCAAGTTGATTGATATATGTAATTTGATTATGCTATTTTGATGGATGTTAAACCTAAATATTTTTAGTTTGTGTGTTTATGGatgttttaaatttattttgatGGATTTGaaacatatttcagattgttTGTAATAATTATCTTAACTTATTAggttttaattattcaaattatgaatttgaagtaaaattcaaaatatttggaATGACAGGTATGGTCGAGTTGAGCATGTTAGGTCGTGTTAGCAGGCCAGGTCGTGTCAATTTAATTGGTTGTGTAAAaaattcgtgtcgtgtcatGTTTACCGTGTCAAGAGCAGGTCGTGTTCGTGTTCTGATTTTGTGATACGAAAAGTTTTCGTGTCGTGTTAGTGTTTCAggttttgacacgaacccgaaacctgacacgacacgaacacgaaaaTTGACAGGTCTAGTGTTAGTAATGAAACAACTACTGTAATCGATTCTGTCAGCACCAAAATCTTCTAATGGCTCCTGAacataaatcaaaattataataattgttAAAAATTCACTTCCAACGAGTTTTATAGTCAAATAATCGAATAATCGGTTTAAATCTACATGTCTCTATGCTCACGCGGTCAGAAATAACGCTTGTCCAATGGTTATTCCTGACCGCCTAGCTATTGGATATGTGGCCAGACTGACTACCTAGTGCAAAAACgactaatttttttacaaatttatcTCATCTTCGAAATCGTCAATTTTCGGAATTCTCAGGtccatttttttagaatttcagttttgctcgggagagagaaagaattatcagttttttatgaaaaaaaacaaaattgttaAAAGGGAGATAATGATAAATAATTGGGTTTCAGTGAACAACAACTCCCTCTCATATAGACAGATGAACATTCTCAAAATTTAGAAATAAGAGACCGTTTGTTTTGGGAAGGGTAAGTGAAAGATGATGTTTCATTCcttttgttggtgtttgttttatcaattcaatcatTCCTTTTACCCTCTTTTAGTTTTGTGGAACTGATAATCATGGGTATTATCGGGCTGCACATAACTAACcggaaaaccgaaaaaccgaaaaaccgattTTCGAAACCGAAACCAAACTGAAAAATAGGTTAATCGTAACCGATGGACTAGTTTACggtttttcatttaaaaaactgatggttaaccgaaaccgaaaaaTAAACCGATTATGTATTGAtacatataaaactaatataaatatacgtaaaaatttaattattaatatataaatatacatatttatattgaatttttaaattaaaaatattaaaataacttaaaatttatttgttttgacgattttgttaattaaatttgaagtacaatatttttatttaatatttaaataattatatatttagtttAAAGggaataattatatatttaaagtgatatttgctacgaaaagtcactaatggttaaccgaccgaaatatatGTTAATTGACCGAAATAATAAGGTAACCGAAATATGGTTAACCAAATTAAATGGACTGGTTAATGGTTTTTGTTAAtagactggttaaccgaccatgtgCACCCTAGGTATATCATTCCCTCTGTGAAACTGAAACAAACAAATGAGAGAATTCAATATCATTCCATTCCTTTCTCCTTGTATTcctttcttgattccattcCGTTACCCCTTCCGAACCAAATGCCCCCtagctatattttttttgtgttgaAAATGAAGCTAAATAAAACAGAAATTAATCAAGCAAAGATCAAACACAAGGATTTGTTAACGAAGTTCGGCAGTTTTGAATTGCCTACGTTTTCGGGAGCGATGAGCGGTTTTCTTATTGATCCTATAACTGAAAGATACAGTTTTACAAATATTTATAGTGTGCAATACATCCGCTCTGTCGCTACGCTCCACTTCGGGATAAGCCCCTTTCATATTATGAGCCATATACAACATTTTTTATAaatagaaatatttttaaaataaaggaAACTACCAACGTAATATGCAAGGCTCACCTCCATTAAGCTTTTAACTTCCAAGCAAAAGCCACTCGTTCACTCTGCCGGAAAAATGGAAGTAGCTACCGCCCGCAGCCAGAACCCTAAACGCAAACGGGACTCCTCCTCTTCCCCGCCCCATATAGCTAATGGCAGTCTCATCGCGGTTGCTAATAACGATAATACCGATGACTTCGACCTCTCCCTCCTCGAAGCCGTTGAGAAAAACCAAAAAGACAGCGCCGTTGAAGTGCTTGACCTTCGTACTCTGAAGAAGCTTGTTCTCTCCTTCGAACGCCGTTACAAAGAGAACATCGAGGCCCGCCTCAAGTACCCTGACCAGCCTGACCGGTTCGCCGACTCCGAGATCGAGCTACACCAAGAGCTCCAAAAACTTAAAATCCTTGCCGGTGGGCCTGAGCTTTACCCCGACCTCGTCAATCTTAACACTGTTCCTTCTATTATTGGCCTCCTTTCTCATGAGAACACTGATATTGCTATCGATGTTGTTCAATTGCTTCAAGACCTTACTGACGAGGACGTTCTTGAGGATAATGATGAACCTGCTAGGGTTCTTGTGGATTCTCTCGTGGAAaataatgtgttggaattgctGGTCCAGAATTTGCAGAGGTTATCTGAATCCGATCCAGATGAGATGGCTGCTGTGTATCATACGCTGGCCACGATTGAGAATTTGATTGAGGTGAAGCCTGCGGTGGCGGAATTAGTGTGCGAAAGAACCAAGATACTACGGTGGTTGCTGAGTAAGATAAAAGTAAGGGAGTTTGATAGTAATAAGCAGTATGCTTCAGAGATATTGGCCATTCTGTTGCAGAACAGCACTGCTAACCAGAAGAAGTTGGGTCAGTTGAATGGAGTGGACGTGGTTCTCCAAGCTGTGGCTATGTACAAGTCCAAGGACCCTAAGAGCTCCGATGAAGAGGAAATGGTAGAAAATCTCTTTGATTGTTTGTGTTGTTTGTTGATGCCATTGGAGAATAAGGAAAGATTTGTCAAGGCTGAGGGAGTAGAGTTgatgattattattatgaaGCAGAAGAAATCTGCTTATGGTTCCGCAATAAGGGCGCTGGATTTTGCCATGACCAAATATCCACCAGCTTGTGAGCGTTTTGTGGATGTTTTAGGCTTGAAGACTGCTTTTGCTGCTTTCATGGGTAAGGCAAGTTCTTTCTCGAGCTTTgctgctgtttttttttttctactatTTTTAGGTGGCATTCTTTCTTGTCTCTTACACTTTCAATGCTATTAATTTATTAGACATAGCACTATAGTCTTTGTTAGGACCTAACTTGTGCTTTGAAAATAGTTGGGTGGGTGCTTGAATTTTTGGAACAAAATCATATAACGTAAATATGAATGATGGTTCAGATGAGCAGTTATTTTTCGGTATAAGTCTATAGGATGTTGGAGGCTTGGAGCTGTTTTTAACAATATAGAAGTGTGATGTATCTAGTTAGTCTCCTTCTATCTTTTAACAAATTTTATTGAGGAAGGGGGTTTGTAGATAAACTTTTTAACTGAATTTCTGGATAGCAGAACTGTCTACTATATGTCTTAGCCCGAGATTGGATTGTCTGAAAGAAACTATCATTACATCTTTAATTGCCTAATGCAAAAAGTCTGAATGAATTTGCCACTTTTCTGGTTCAGTCTTCTTAGAAGTTGATAaactatttttcttcttcttttctattAGATTCCCATGAGCAAGAAAAAGAAGATTGAAAGTTATCAAGAGGAGTTAGAGGAGCGCATCGTATCCCTGATTGCATCCTTATTTGGTAAGCAGGCAAGTTAATTATTTTAAGCATTATGCACCTCTTCTTTTTGGATGCATTTGCCACTCGCAGTCTTCCTTTGCATATGCCTATCAAATTTGgaacatatttaaaaaattgGGCAGAGAAAATAAAGTTAGTAATTTGTACCTGTGAGGCTTAGTTGATGTTTGGCTGGTGTTGCTTGTAGAAATTCCAGTCAATAAATTATCAATTAACCATAGCATTGTTTATGTTGAAGAATGAAGATGCTGTCCTCTCTTCTATGTATAATTGATGAAGTTGAGATTGAGTTGGCATTAGTcttaagtatattttttttctttatcacaTTTGACTTGGTGTTTACTTTTTCAATGGTCGAACATAAAAAAGAAGAGGGAATATCACTATAAATCATGCATTGGAGGGTTGAAGAGAAATTAGtttatattatgaaatttaGCTCCTGTGATAATCAAAATTTTGTTATCAATGATGGATTTCAAAATTTAATTGACACTTTATTTACCATTTCATTGCTTAGTGCAGGAGGCAATTATTGTAGTTATGTatattatttcatattttttgcaaCTTGTTATATATGAGTTTACAAAATAACGttgaattgtaattttttttactgtataAGATCTTACTGCATTTTTCTTCTCACATGATACATAACTCACCTATTTTGATTGACTTTTTCTCTTATCCAGCTGGAATTTTGAGAGGTTCAAGAAGAGAAAGATTGCTAAGTAAATTTGTGGAAAGTGAATGTGAGAAGATAGACCGCCTCATGGAACTCTATATAAGgtttgtttcctttctcttcaACATGAAAAACACTGGTGCAAGACAGTAATTTCAAAATTCTACATCTGAATTGTTTAACACCATCCTTTCTTCTtctaccttcttcttctccatctACTGTTAATGGACTACATGTAAAAATTCTGGCTACTCTTGTATTACATCTTCAGAGAAGGGTGTATGGATCCATTTTAAGTCCTTAGTTAATGCCCTTAACATCTAAGTTATATTGATGCAGATATTCAGATAGAGTAAAAGCAGAGACTGAGCGAATGGACCAGATTGAACTTGATGATTTAGAGGTATTTTAGTTGTTCAATTTTGTTGTGATGTAGTGTTTATATTTGATTCTGAGATCATGATTTTACAGTAAAGTGGACATTTTGCAGATggatgaagaagaaaaatacaatCGAAGGCTAGAATCTGGCCTTTACACTCTTCAGGTTAGATTTAATCTTGTTACTAAGTATGGACCTTGGAATTGGTTCATAGACAGGCAAATTGGCTCATATGTTGGAATTGTATGGTGTAGGAACTAAgaatattttttagtatttatcagAATTAAGTTACTTTCAAATTCTTGAAGCACTAATAATTGCTTTTAGTTGGTGATTATGATTGGTGTTTGGGGATTTTCTGAACATTAACAAAGTTCAGCAATATCATCAGCGATACTACAAATACAATAAAGGGAATGCAAACGAACCATTCTTAAACATGCCATATTCTGGAATATGAAAATTATATCGGACTACAAAACAATACAAACTACACCCCAATTTGTGGAGTTATAGTCTGAGATATGGAAGTTGGGCGTCCCTATATCAATATGGATTCTGTTAACACATTAAAATACACAACATTAAAGAAGAAACTGAAAAGTGGTACTGTGGTACAGTTATCAAATTTTATATAACAAAAGCTGGATCCTTTGAGCTTTTGAAGTCTAAACCTCCAAGGAACCAAGCATGCTAATGAGTCTTGAGAGAAAtcaatttcaataaaaatcCTGAAACACAGCACGATTGTTGCATCTCTTTGAGAACATGGAAAATGTTAAAACTTTAAAATGATTGAGAGCCTAATGTATATTTTTGTTATTGCTTCTGCTTTATCATCTACTCATTGACTTTAGGAGTTGAAGTtccttttattttgaaatttgagaGCTTACCTTAAACAATCAACACCCTATCCTGAGAGTAATAGTCAAGAATATATCATTAAAATTACGGTataaggtgctgtttgataaaactgaaaattaagtgctaaaAATATAAgcactgaattttaagtgttgaaatATAAATGCTGAAACTATTGAATTGTATGTCattgaaccaattgaactaaaagcttacgccgatagttaaggcccaatcatagatcttatattaatctctgacacaccccacacgcaaatgcctTGCAGCGTGTACAACACAGGCCTATcccaccatgtgtttttaattccacaaattgaTGAGGTTGCCAAGACTCGTACCTTTGACCGTTTGGTccaagaggctctgataccatgccaaggaaccaattgaactcAAAGCTTAAGGtgatagttaaggtccaagAATAACTTCTATATTATCTCTGACATTGTAGAGCTGTTCCTGTTTgattactaataaaaataaaaagtacatGAATAAACTGTTGGATAACTACATGAGTAATCTCTTATATGAAAttttagaatattattattGGTAATGCTCAACCTGAAATTTTAAGTCAAATGTTTTGACTTATTAGATCAAGtgaatttttaacttaatt
The DNA window shown above is from Euphorbia lathyris chromosome 1, ddEupLath1.1, whole genome shotgun sequence and carries:
- the LOC136203457 gene encoding uncharacterized protein encodes the protein MEVATARSQNPKRKRDSSSSPPHIANGSLIAVANNDNTDDFDLSLLEAVEKNQKDSAVEVLDLRTLKKLVLSFERRYKENIEARLKYPDQPDRFADSEIELHQELQKLKILAGGPELYPDLVNLNTVPSIIGLLSHENTDIAIDVVQLLQDLTDEDVLEDNDEPARVLVDSLVENNVLELLVQNLQRLSESDPDEMAAVYHTLATIENLIEVKPAVAELVCERTKILRWLLSKIKVREFDSNKQYASEILAILLQNSTANQKKLGQLNGVDVVLQAVAMYKSKDPKSSDEEEMVENLFDCLCCLLMPLENKERFVKAEGVELMIIIMKQKKSAYGSAIRALDFAMTKYPPACERFVDVLGLKTAFAAFMGKIPMSKKKKIESYQEELEERIVSLIASLFAGILRGSRRERLLSKFVESECEKIDRLMELYIRYSDRVKAETERMDQIELDDLEMDEEEKYNRRLESGLYTLQLIAVILGHLWCSEHSRIRSRIELLLKQHKLTRKDVKNILQEYHDNIGDVDGPEEKERSQARIEKFMSAFLII